A genomic region of Cannabis sativa cultivar Pink pepper isolate KNU-18-1 chromosome 1, ASM2916894v1, whole genome shotgun sequence contains the following coding sequences:
- the LOC133033461 gene encoding uncharacterized protein LOC133033461, with protein MEHQTASYGGASRLNQAQGQNQMEAFLPRSYHVSFTHSLSIKLDEHNFFSWKHQVLASIKGSKLHKFLDSTQAPTQYLTVDDEAQDKVNPEFEDWEQHDNILMSWLLSSMSEETTNLMVGCVTTTRIWTTLKENYTALNAANISLYKTHLRNTKMTVSLNDYMLKIKGLVDLLATIGHKQSHQDNIEAIFNGLLAEYDVFVTSVTTRKDAYTVPEMEALLMAQSARIDKNAKALDISKSEANLAHIRPSQFGLTNTFTSPESFNQMSIAANFVKMQAYVATSKIVADDSWYPDTGATHHLTPDASNLASTSTYTGPEQVFMGNGTDLNIDNIGYQ; from the exons ATGGAGCACCAAACGGCCAGCTATGGTGGAGCCTCAAGATTGAACCAGGCTCAAGGTCAGAATCAAATGGAAGCTTTTCTTCCAAGATCCTATCATGTATCATTTACACACTCACTATCAATAAAACTCGATGAACACAACTTCTTTTCGTGGAAACATCAAGTTCTTGCCTCGATTAAAGGAAGCAAACTTCATAAATTCCTGGACTCAACTCAAGCTCCCACACAGTATCTCACTGTTGATGATGAAGCTCAAGACAAAGTCAATCCAGAATTTGAAGATTGGGAACAGCATGACAATATTCTTATGTCTTGGCTTTTATCGTCCATGTCTGAGGAAACAACAAATCTCATGGTAGGATGTGTCACCACAACTCGGATCTGGACCACCTTGAAGGAAAACTACACAGCTCTTAATGCTGCGAACATCAGTCTGTATAAGACTCACCTCAGAAACACCAAAATGACAGTTTCCTTAAACGATTATATGTTAAAGATCAAAGGTTTGGTTGATCTTCTTGCCACAATTGGTCACAAACAATCTCATCAAGATAACATCGAGGCCATTTTCAATGGTCTCCTTGCGGAATACGATGTGTTTGTGACTTCTGTTACTACCAGGAAAGATGCATACACCGTACCAGAAATGGAGGCTCTACTAATGGCTCAATCCGCTCGCATAGACAAGAATGCTAAAGCTTTGGACATCAGCAAAAGTGAGGCGAATCTTGCTCACATCAGACCATCCCAATTTG GTTTGACAAACACATTCACAAGCCCTGAATCTTTCAATCAAATGTCAATTGCTGCCAATTTTGTTAAAATGCAAGCCTATGTTGCCACTTCAAAAATTGTTGCAGATGACAGTTGGTATCCAGACACAGGAGCAACTCATCACCTAACACCTGATGCATCCAATCTTGCCTCCACCAGCACCTATACTGGTCCTGAACAAGTTTTCATGGGAAATGGCACTGATCTCAACATTGACAACATAG GGTACCAATAA